In Phyllobacterium zundukense, one DNA window encodes the following:
- a CDS encoding alpha/beta hydrolase family esterase, whose translation MRNIADTIRRLNIQRSAKFSAFAPNLNTRLRPMSEFGSNPGELHAWTYIPSTTRPAVPLVVALHGCTQTAADYDSGSGWSDLAEKYGFALLFPEQQRSNNANLCFNWFATGDTTRGQGEVHSISQMVTTLADRHSIDRANIYVTGLSAGGAMTAAVLATYPELFRAGAIIAGLPYGSASSIPQAFDRMRGHGLQESRILANQVRQASDHQGPWPSISVWHGTADKTVDPINMEAIIGQWWHLHELSEKPIVTGLVQHHESRAWSDNEGVIQVEAHAISGMGHGIPIKSSGLDGYGTARPFMLDVGISSTWHIAKTWGLIGEQEAVSAERNAKSSAPSLTTEESRPVRRPVGGVIEDALRAAGLMK comes from the coding sequence ATGAGAAATATCGCCGATACGATCAGACGCCTGAATATCCAGCGCAGCGCCAAGTTTTCCGCGTTCGCGCCGAATTTAAATACGCGTTTGCGACCCATGTCGGAATTCGGATCAAATCCCGGCGAATTGCACGCATGGACCTACATTCCATCCACAACCCGCCCTGCTGTACCGCTCGTCGTCGCCCTGCATGGATGCACGCAGACCGCGGCCGACTACGATAGTGGCTCCGGGTGGTCCGACCTCGCCGAGAAATACGGCTTTGCCTTGCTCTTTCCCGAACAGCAGCGTAGCAACAATGCAAATCTTTGCTTCAACTGGTTTGCTACGGGAGACACCACACGAGGCCAGGGAGAGGTGCATTCGATCAGCCAGATGGTGACAACGCTAGCTGACAGGCATTCCATCGATCGAGCGAATATCTATGTGACGGGTTTATCGGCTGGCGGTGCGATGACCGCGGCCGTTCTTGCCACCTATCCCGAGTTGTTCAGGGCCGGCGCGATCATTGCAGGGCTGCCCTACGGCAGCGCTTCCAGTATACCCCAGGCTTTCGACCGCATGCGTGGCCACGGATTACAGGAAAGCCGCATTCTCGCGAACCAGGTGCGTCAAGCATCCGATCACCAGGGCCCCTGGCCCTCAATTTCTGTCTGGCACGGCACTGCGGATAAGACGGTGGATCCGATCAATATGGAAGCGATCATCGGTCAGTGGTGGCACTTGCATGAACTCAGCGAAAAACCAATCGTTACCGGACTGGTACAGCATCATGAGTCTCGTGCGTGGAGCGATAATGAGGGCGTCATACAGGTCGAGGCTCACGCCATAAGCGGCATGGGGCATGGTATCCCGATCAAGAGCTCTGGCTTGGATGGCTACGGCACAGCCCGGCCCTTCATGCTTGACGTCGGTATTTCATCGACGTGGCACATTGCCAAGACCTGGGGTCTGATTGGTGAGCAAGAAGCAGTTTCAGCGGAAAGAAACGCGAAATCGTCTGCTCCTTCGCTGACGACCGAAGAATCCAGGCCAGTCAGGCGTCCGGTTGGTGGGGTGATTGAAGATGCATTGCGAGCGGCAGGATTGATGAAATGA
- the treY gene encoding malto-oligosyltrehalose synthase — MYIPNSAYRIQLRNGTTFKQAASAISYLKELGIDAVSVSSPFQSLQIGDGILTATDPTELDFELGSESGFAHLNSELASAGMHLIVDLNPNQMSASYENAWWFDVLEWGPSARHANHFDVDWTRAITLPVLERPINEEIQADKFQLTFDREKTSLGVSYAGRFFPLAPSSYREALKGINNKIAVTLIETASRATSTTTADFHTDLLKAFDHANITDRLEMASGLNDIAKDAGRMIGLMSLQNWTLVQSKGASEPINYRHSADSKLTVGLRVEDPAVFMDFHKMPLSLLEKTQIKGFRVNEIDELADPAEYTRRLRSHAGEDIFVVTDKILLGEETYNDDWHVNGTAGYEFISTVADLFVDHAGLSRLQRMYEYELEPRSEFPSEFPGDYRHAKASILHATFTDELERLVQLLAELGPPYAEELLLRRAIAELIAELPVYRTYSKDGALPPFDVDMLQSIAAQISRREGQTADVVEILAFILRIMNSEDTSSSPDVASSFIIRFQQLTAAVMAQAIQKSYRYARGPIALDELMLSASPTSDPIGAFHRKMVDRAAAMPSGMLATSFSYTTKFGEDARMRLLAFSEASGVWARAVDAWRQCHAANLATIEAVVAPDPKTEWLIYQTLAAIWPVSLRIDDDAGLASVREELVGFMERAIRESEKQSFWTGVNKPYEQAVMNYVDGLFADKEFLSEFVETMRPFWLTGALNSFSQTVLKLTAPGIPVIHNGAETWDLSVSSAPTRGSFDFDALKDQLAYADQSPLNLLLEDWYSGGVKQRILKSHLKMRQEMPRLFSEGKYIPLKAVGKQANHIVAFYREFEEQYAVIAVPRLCFDMLKPFTTPFLPLPEWEGTFLQVPDALVGKQFRHVMTDKGFTLASKVSLVEVLREFPVMTLVSE, encoded by the coding sequence ATGTACATTCCCAATTCAGCCTATCGAATCCAGCTGCGCAACGGCACCACATTCAAACAAGCGGCGAGTGCCATTTCATATCTGAAAGAGCTTGGGATCGACGCTGTCAGTGTGTCCTCTCCGTTTCAGTCGTTGCAGATTGGCGACGGCATCCTGACGGCCACAGATCCGACGGAACTAGACTTCGAATTGGGGTCCGAAAGTGGCTTCGCCCATTTGAATTCCGAGCTCGCAAGCGCGGGCATGCATCTGATTGTCGATCTCAACCCGAACCAGATGTCGGCATCGTATGAGAATGCGTGGTGGTTCGACGTGCTGGAATGGGGCCCCAGCGCGAGGCATGCAAATCATTTTGACGTCGATTGGACAAGGGCAATCACTCTTCCAGTGCTCGAACGACCAATCAACGAGGAGATTCAGGCTGATAAATTTCAGCTGACGTTCGATCGAGAAAAAACAAGTTTGGGCGTTTCTTATGCAGGCCGGTTTTTTCCCTTGGCTCCATCGAGTTATCGCGAAGCACTCAAGGGCATCAACAACAAGATTGCCGTGACTTTGATCGAAACGGCAAGCCGGGCCACTTCGACAACGACCGCCGATTTTCACACGGACCTTTTGAAAGCCTTTGACCATGCCAACATTACGGATCGGCTCGAAATGGCTTCGGGGCTGAACGACATCGCGAAGGATGCGGGCCGGATGATCGGGCTGATGTCCTTGCAGAATTGGACTTTGGTGCAAAGTAAGGGAGCATCCGAACCCATAAACTACAGGCATTCGGCTGATTCAAAACTTACCGTTGGGTTGCGCGTAGAAGATCCCGCCGTTTTCATGGATTTCCACAAGATGCCTCTTTCGCTGCTGGAAAAGACCCAGATCAAGGGTTTCAGGGTCAATGAGATCGATGAACTTGCAGATCCAGCGGAATACACCAGGCGGCTGCGTTCACACGCAGGCGAAGACATTTTCGTGGTCACTGACAAGATATTGCTGGGCGAAGAAACGTATAATGATGATTGGCACGTAAACGGCACCGCTGGTTATGAGTTTATCTCCACCGTGGCGGATCTTTTCGTCGACCATGCCGGGCTGTCCAGGCTGCAGCGCATGTATGAATATGAACTCGAACCCAGATCTGAATTTCCTTCTGAATTTCCGGGCGACTATCGGCACGCGAAAGCCAGCATTCTGCACGCGACTTTCACAGATGAACTCGAAAGATTAGTACAGCTATTGGCCGAGCTGGGCCCTCCTTATGCAGAAGAACTCCTGCTGCGCCGCGCCATAGCAGAACTCATCGCAGAGTTGCCCGTTTATCGCACGTATTCGAAGGATGGCGCACTTCCCCCGTTCGATGTCGATATGCTTCAATCCATTGCTGCGCAAATATCCCGCCGAGAGGGACAAACCGCCGATGTGGTGGAGATATTGGCGTTCATTCTTCGCATTATGAACTCGGAAGACACATCCTCCAGCCCGGACGTTGCCAGCTCGTTTATCATTCGCTTTCAGCAGTTGACGGCCGCTGTAATGGCGCAAGCAATTCAGAAATCATACAGATACGCCCGCGGCCCGATTGCGCTGGACGAATTGATGTTGAGTGCGAGCCCGACGTCTGATCCGATCGGTGCCTTTCATCGAAAGATGGTCGACAGGGCTGCAGCTATGCCATCCGGCATGTTGGCCACGTCTTTTTCCTATACAACCAAATTCGGAGAAGACGCGCGAATGCGTCTGCTGGCGTTCTCAGAGGCGTCAGGTGTATGGGCGAGGGCTGTTGACGCGTGGCGGCAGTGTCACGCTGCCAATTTGGCGACCATCGAAGCGGTGGTTGCTCCAGATCCGAAGACGGAATGGCTGATCTACCAAACACTGGCGGCAATCTGGCCGGTTTCCTTGCGCATCGACGACGACGCTGGCCTTGCTTCGGTTCGGGAAGAACTGGTTGGATTCATGGAGCGAGCCATCCGCGAATCCGAGAAACAGTCATTCTGGACCGGCGTCAATAAGCCTTACGAACAGGCCGTCATGAACTATGTGGACGGCTTGTTTGCGGACAAAGAGTTCCTTTCAGAATTTGTGGAAACGATGAGGCCATTTTGGCTGACCGGAGCGCTCAACAGTTTTTCCCAGACGGTCTTGAAGCTTACTGCTCCAGGAATCCCTGTCATCCATAATGGTGCCGAAACCTGGGATCTGTCCGTGTCGTCCGCACCGACGCGGGGCTCATTCGATTTTGACGCCTTGAAAGATCAGCTCGCTTATGCCGATCAATCGCCGTTGAATTTACTTCTGGAGGATTGGTATTCCGGCGGCGTAAAACAACGGATCCTGAAATCCCATCTTAAGATGCGCCAGGAGATGCCCCGACTGTTTTCTGAGGGGAAGTACATTCCTCTCAAAGCGGTTGGCAAACAGGCCAACCATATTGTGGCGTTCTATCGTGAATTCGAGGAACAATATGCGGTGATTGCTGTCCCCCGGCTGTGTTTCGATATGTTGAAACCGTTCACCACGCCTTTTTTGCCGCTTCCCGAATGGGAGGGGACATTTCTGCAGGTACCGGATGCACTCGTGGGTAAGCAGTTCCGGCATGTCATGACGGATAAGGGGTTCACGCTCGCGAGCAAGGTCTCCCTGGTGGAAGTCTTGCGAGAATTTCCCGTAATGACGCTGGTTTCGGAATAA